A genomic window from Ursus arctos isolate Adak ecotype North America unplaced genomic scaffold, UrsArc2.0 scaffold_25, whole genome shotgun sequence includes:
- the GPR135 gene encoding G-protein coupled receptor 135: MEEQPPPPPVRPPARMALLGSPHPGAPSAAGAPGGTSSATTAAAVLSFSTVATAAAAALGNQSDGSGGDSTGASAGGGLGGPRAAGAAGRPPLGPEAAPLLSHGAAVAAQALVLLLIFLLSSLGNCAVMGVIVKHRQLRTVTNAFILSLSLSDLLTALLCLPAAFLDLFTPPGGSAPTAPAAAAAGPWRGYCAASRFFSSCFGIVSTLSVALISLDRYCAIVRPPREKIGRRRALQLLAGAWLAALSFSLPWELLRAPSEPPAAQSFHGCLYRTSPDPAQLGAAYSVGLVVACYLLPFLLMCFCHYHICKTVRLSDVRVRPLTTYARVLRFFSEVRTATTVLIMIVFVICCWGPYCFLVLLAAARQAQATQAPSLLNVVAVWLTWANGAINPVIYAVRNPNISMLLGRNREEGYRTRNVDAFLPSQGPGLQARSRNRLRNRYANRLGACSRMSSSNPASGMGGDVAMWARKNPVVLFCREGPPGPLTLAVKQPKSEAGDTSL, encoded by the coding sequence ATGGAggagcagccgccgccgccgccggtcCGCCCGCCAGCGAGAATGGCCTTGTTGGGCAGCCCACACCCCGGAGCCCCCTCCGCGGCCGGCGCACCTGGCGGGACTTCCTCCGCCACGACGGCGGCGGCCGTGCTCTCCTTCAGCACCGTGGCGACCGCGGCGGCCGCGGCGCTGGGGAACCAGAGCGACGGGAGCGGGGGCGACAGCACTGGCGCCTCCGCTGGCGGAGGCCTGGGCGGGCcccgggcggcgggggcggcggggaggcCGCCGCTGGGCCCCGAGGCGGCGCCGCTGCTGTCGCACGGGGCGGCGGTGGCGGCCCAGGCGCTCGTGCTCCTGCTCATCTTCCTGCTGTCTAGCTTGGGCAACTGCGCGGTGATGGGGGTGATCGTGAAGCACCGGCAGCTCCGCACCGTCACCAACGCCTTcatcctgtctctgtccctgtcggACCTGCTCACGGCGCTGCTCTGTCTGCCCGCCGCCTTCCTGGACCTCTTCACGCCGCCCGGGGGCTCGGCCCCCACCGccccagccgccgccgccgcagggcCCTGGCGCGGCTACTGCGCCGCCAGCCGCTTCTTCAGCTCGTGCTTCGGCATCGTGTCCACGCTGAGCGTGGCACTCATCTCGCTGGACCGCTACTGCGCCATCGTGCGGCCGCCGCGGGAGAAGATAGGCCGCCGCCGCGCGCTGCAGCTGCTGGCAGGCGCCTGGCTGGCGGCCCTGAGCTTCTCCTTGCCCTGGGAGCTGCTCCGCGCGCCAAGCGAGCCGCCGGCGGCACAGAGCTTCCACGGCTGCCTGTACCGGACGTCCCCGGACCCCGCGCAGCTGGGCGCGGCCTACAGCGTGGGGCTGGTGGTGGCCTGCTACCtgctgcccttcctgctcatgtGCTTCTGCCACTACCACATCTGCAAGACGGTGCGCCTGTCCGACGTGCGCGTGCGGCCCCTGACCACGTACGCGCGCGTGCTGCGCTTCTTCAGCGAGGTGCGCACGGCCACCACCGTGCTGATCATGATCGTCTTCGTCATCTGCTGCTGGGGGCcctactgcttcctggtgctgCTGGCCGCGGCCCGGCAGGCCCAGGCCACGCAAGCCCCCTCGCTCCTCAACGTGGTGGCCGTCTGGCTGACCTGGGCCAATGGGGCCATCAACCCTGTCATCTATGCCGTTCGCAACCCCAACATTTCGATGCTCCTGGGACGCAACCGGGAGGAGGGCTACCGGACTAGGAACGTGGACGCTTTCCTGCCCAGCCAGGGCCCGGGTCTGCAGGCCAGAAGCCGCAATCGCCTTCGAAACCGCTATGCCAACCGGCTGGGAGCCTGCAGCAGGATGTCTTCTTCCAACCCGGCCAGCGGGATGGGAGGGGATGTGGCCATGTGGGCCCGAAAAAATCCCGTTGTGCTGTTCTGCAGGGAGGGGCCCCCAGGGCCTTTGACATTAGCGGTGAAACAACCTAAATCCGAAGCCGGGGATACCAGCCTCTAA